The following are from one region of the Hyphomicrobium album genome:
- a CDS encoding SDR family oxidoreductase, with protein MSNIKGKVIAITGASSGIGEAAARLLAERGAKVVVGARRTDRLEKLVAEIKAKGGEAAFRAVDVAERTDVQGFADFAKSQFGKVDVLVNNAGVMPLSPMASLKVDEWDKMIDVNIRGVLYGIAAVLPDMKARGNGQIINVASIGAHVVIPTGAVYCATKYAVWAISEGLRQENPDVRVTIISPGVVTTELGNDITEQSAKDALVQFRKAALTPDAIARAIAYAVEQPDEVDVNEVIVRPTISAF; from the coding sequence ATGAGCAACATCAAAGGGAAGGTCATCGCCATCACGGGAGCCTCCAGCGGCATCGGCGAGGCGGCGGCACGGCTGCTGGCGGAGCGGGGCGCGAAGGTGGTGGTCGGCGCCCGGCGCACCGATCGCCTGGAGAAGCTGGTCGCTGAGATCAAGGCGAAGGGCGGCGAAGCCGCATTCCGCGCGGTTGATGTGGCCGAGCGCACGGATGTCCAGGGATTCGCCGACTTCGCCAAGTCGCAGTTCGGCAAGGTCGACGTGCTGGTCAACAATGCAGGCGTCATGCCGCTCTCGCCCATGGCTTCCCTCAAGGTCGACGAGTGGGACAAGATGATCGACGTGAATATCCGCGGGGTTCTGTACGGAATCGCGGCGGTACTGCCTGACATGAAGGCGCGGGGCAACGGCCAGATCATCAATGTCGCTTCGATCGGCGCCCACGTGGTCATTCCGACCGGCGCGGTTTACTGCGCAACCAAATACGCCGTTTGGGCAATCTCCGAAGGTCTGCGTCAGGAGAATCCCGACGTTCGCGTGACGATCATCTCTCCCGGTGTGGTCACGACTGAGCTCGGCAATGACATCACCGAGCAGAGCGCGAAGGACGCGCTTGTCCAGTTCCGTAAAGCCGCGCTCACGCCTGACGCCATCGCCCGTGCCATCGCCTATGCGGTCGAGCAGCCGGACGAGGTCGATGTGAACGAGGTGATCGTGCGGCCGACGATCAGTGCGTTCTAG
- a CDS encoding patatin-like phospholipase domain-containing protein, whose translation MSLPGIFGPTWIGDRICMDGGMGPSSTHSDLVAGAKRAIVVSLTDGLPGSGPRFSSMPNSILQEIKDLEAAGTKALLIAANPGKVNLVSPEEIAPAMKLGYDRAVQEVDKVRAFWA comes from the coding sequence ATGTCGCTGCCGGGAATATTCGGACCGACGTGGATCGGCGACCGCATTTGCATGGACGGCGGCATGGGTCCGAGCAGCACGCATTCGGACCTGGTGGCCGGCGCCAAGCGTGCCATCGTCGTATCGCTCACCGACGGATTGCCCGGAAGCGGTCCGCGCTTTTCCAGCATGCCCAATTCGATCCTGCAGGAAATCAAGGATCTGGAAGCGGCCGGCACCAAGGCGCTGCTGATCGCGGCCAACCCGGGTAAAGTCAATCTCGTGTCGCCGGAAGAGATCGCGCCGGCCATGAAGCTGGGCTACGACCGCGCTGTGCAAGAGGTCGACAAGGTTCGCGCCTTCTGGGCCTAG
- a CDS encoding SDR family NAD(P)-dependent oxidoreductase translates to MASKSKGKALVTGASTGIGAVYADRLAKRGYDLVIVARNEKQLNDLAARLKSDTGRNVEVLTADLSREADLKRVETKLATDPEIALLVNNAGIYANAKLAEHDLQAIDGMIRLNILAVTHLASVAAKAFSDRRRGTIVNIASVLAVAPEISNATYAGTKAYVLALTQTMNVELAGAGVTVQAVLPGATRTEIWERSGGDIDALPAEIVMDAGEMVDAALAGLDQGELVTIPSLPDAADWKRFEDARAALRPNLSLQNAAARYKQRSAA, encoded by the coding sequence ATGGCAAGCAAAAGCAAAGGTAAGGCACTGGTGACCGGCGCATCTACCGGCATCGGCGCCGTCTATGCCGACAGACTGGCGAAGCGCGGCTATGACCTCGTCATCGTCGCTCGCAACGAAAAGCAGCTCAATGATCTCGCCGCGCGGCTCAAGAGCGACACGGGACGCAATGTCGAGGTGCTCACGGCCGACCTCAGCAGAGAAGCCGACTTGAAGCGGGTCGAGACCAAGCTGGCCACCGATCCGGAGATCGCGCTGCTCGTTAACAATGCCGGCATTTACGCGAATGCCAAACTTGCCGAGCACGACTTGCAGGCCATCGACGGCATGATCAGGCTGAACATCCTCGCCGTCACGCACCTGGCGTCTGTCGCCGCCAAGGCGTTCTCGGACCGCCGACGCGGCACGATCGTCAACATCGCGTCCGTGTTGGCCGTAGCGCCGGAAATCTCCAACGCCACCTACGCGGGGACGAAAGCTTACGTCCTGGCGCTGACGCAGACGATGAACGTGGAGCTTGCCGGTGCCGGTGTGACGGTGCAGGCCGTGCTGCCGGGAGCAACGCGCACGGAGATATGGGAGCGCTCGGGCGGTGACATTGATGCATTGCCTGCCGAGATTGTCATGGACGCTGGCGAGATGGTCGATGCGGCGCTGGCCGGCCTTGACCAAGGCGAGTTGGTGACCATTCCGTCGCTGCCGGACGCCGCCGACTGGAAGCGGTTCGAGGACGCGCGTGCCGCGCTGCGGCCGAACCTGTCGCTACAGAACGCGGCGGCGCGCTACAAACAGCGCTCGGCCGCCTGA
- a CDS encoding flavin reductase family protein — protein MRTYQKQDFPVGNVRRFLEPGPIVLVSTAYKGEANIMTMGWHMIMEFEPSLVGCYIWSENHSRELARKSKECVINLPTADMAAKVVGIGNCSGRDTDKFARFNLTATKGAKVMAPVISECYANFECRLHDASLINKYSLFVWEVVEAHVARSPRYPRTLHYRGDGEFMISGANTRRYRRLFKPEML, from the coding sequence ATGCGTACTTACCAGAAGCAGGACTTTCCGGTCGGCAACGTGCGCCGCTTCCTCGAGCCCGGCCCGATCGTGCTGGTGAGCACCGCCTATAAGGGCGAGGCCAACATCATGACCATGGGCTGGCACATGATCATGGAGTTCGAGCCGTCGCTCGTCGGCTGCTATATCTGGAGCGAGAACCACAGCCGCGAGCTCGCCCGCAAAAGCAAGGAATGCGTGATCAACCTGCCGACCGCGGACATGGCCGCGAAAGTGGTCGGGATCGGCAACTGCTCGGGCCGCGATACGGACAAGTTCGCCCGCTTCAACCTTACCGCAACGAAGGGCGCAAAAGTCATGGCGCCGGTCATTTCGGAGTGCTACGCCAACTTCGAATGCCGGCTCCACGATGCGAGCCTCATCAACAAATACAGCCTGTTCGTGTGGGAGGTCGTGGAGGCCCACGTGGCACGGTCGCCGCGGTACCCGCGCACCCTGCACTACCGGGGGGACGGTGAGTTCATGATTTCGGGCGCCAATACACGGCGCTATCGCCGCCTGTTCAAGCCGGAAATGCTTTAA
- a CDS encoding AraC family transcriptional regulator, whose amino-acid sequence MQTHSKGKIGDLAEAIERLAGTDGAHATPIPRVFLHRSSHTGEPIHGVYEPAVCIMAQGSKQADTGQALLRYTVGQYLIISVGVPVVSQLTEATPERPYLCLRIDLDPAAIGAILLESDMQRAARDQPGPALAVSDADDGLLDACLRLLRLVDTPQDIPILSPLAEREILYRLLRGDQASRMAQIAFGESKLQQVNRAIGWITRNFREPFSMAALADEARMSPSSLHHHFKAVTAMSPLQYQKRLRLQEARRLILSASIDAAAAGHSVGYDSPSQFSREYRRLFGAPPLRDAERVRSLGGDIAA is encoded by the coding sequence ATGCAGACGCACTCGAAAGGAAAGATCGGCGATCTCGCCGAAGCGATTGAACGATTGGCCGGGACCGACGGGGCGCATGCGACCCCCATCCCGCGCGTCTTCTTGCATCGTAGCTCACACACGGGAGAGCCCATCCACGGAGTCTACGAGCCGGCCGTCTGCATCATGGCGCAGGGCTCCAAACAGGCGGATACGGGCCAGGCCCTGCTCCGCTACACGGTAGGCCAGTACCTCATCATTTCGGTTGGCGTGCCCGTCGTCAGCCAGCTCACCGAAGCAACGCCCGAGCGCCCATATCTCTGCCTGCGCATCGATCTCGATCCGGCCGCCATCGGCGCGATCTTGTTGGAGAGCGACATGCAGCGGGCGGCGCGCGACCAGCCGGGGCCGGCACTTGCGGTGAGCGATGCCGACGACGGGCTCCTCGATGCATGCCTGCGCCTACTGCGGCTCGTCGATACGCCCCAGGACATTCCCATCCTCTCCCCGTTGGCAGAACGCGAGATCCTCTATCGTCTGCTCCGCGGTGATCAGGCTTCGCGCATGGCGCAGATCGCCTTCGGCGAGAGCAAGCTGCAGCAGGTCAACCGCGCCATTGGCTGGATCACGCGCAATTTCCGCGAGCCATTCAGCATGGCTGCGCTCGCCGACGAGGCGCGCATGAGCCCATCGTCGTTGCACCATCACTTCAAGGCGGTTACCGCAATGAGTCCACTTCAGTACCAAAAACGTTTGAGGCTCCAGGAAGCGCGACGGTTGATCTTATCGGCATCGATCGATGCGGCCGCGGCGGGGCATTCTGTCGGTTACGACAGTCCGTCGCAGTTCAGCCGCGAGTACCGCCGTCTCTTCGGCGCGCCGCCGCTGCGCGATGCCGAGCGGGTGCGCAGCCTGGGCGGCGACATTGCCGCCTAG
- a CDS encoding aldo/keto reductase, with protein MEYRRLGRSGLNVPALSFGTGTFGGKGKLFAAWGATDTEEARRLIDICLDAGVSLFDTADIYSAGESERILGEAMKGKRDRCLVSTKATFRFNDEPNNVGSSRQHLLATIDASLKRLQTDHIDLFQLHGYDAMTPPEEVLSTLDTLVRVGKIRYVGVSNFSGWHIAKALGVADKYGYPRYVANQTYYSLIGREYEWELMPLGLEEGIGAVVWSPLGWGRLTGKIRRGTGIPKQSRLHDSAEAGPQVEDEYLFKVVDALDEVAKETGKSVPQIALNWLLQRPTVSTVVVGARNEEQLKQNLGAVGWNLTKEQIAKLDAASERPLVYPYWHQRVAFTERNPPPV; from the coding sequence ATGGAATACCGGCGTCTCGGACGATCTGGCCTCAACGTGCCCGCCTTGAGCTTCGGCACCGGCACCTTCGGCGGCAAGGGCAAGCTGTTCGCCGCCTGGGGCGCTACCGACACCGAGGAAGCACGCCGCCTCATCGATATCTGCCTCGACGCCGGCGTCAGCCTGTTCGACACCGCCGACATCTATTCCGCCGGCGAATCGGAGCGCATCCTCGGCGAAGCCATGAAGGGCAAGCGCGACCGTTGCCTCGTCTCCACCAAGGCGACGTTCCGCTTCAATGACGAGCCCAATAACGTCGGCTCATCCCGCCAGCACCTGCTCGCCACCATCGATGCCTCGCTGAAGCGCCTGCAGACCGACCACATCGATCTCTTCCAGCTGCACGGATACGACGCCATGACACCGCCCGAGGAGGTGCTGTCGACGCTCGACACCCTCGTGCGCGTCGGCAAGATCCGCTACGTCGGCGTGTCGAACTTCTCCGGCTGGCACATCGCCAAGGCGCTCGGCGTCGCCGACAAGTACGGCTACCCGCGCTACGTCGCCAACCAGACCTACTACTCGCTCATCGGGCGCGAGTACGAATGGGAGCTGATGCCGCTCGGCCTCGAGGAAGGCATCGGCGCCGTGGTGTGGAGCCCGCTCGGCTGGGGCCGCCTCACCGGCAAGATCCGCCGCGGCACCGGCATCCCGAAGCAAAGCCGCCTGCACGATTCAGCCGAGGCCGGACCGCAGGTCGAGGACGAGTACCTGTTCAAGGTCGTCGACGCGCTCGACGAGGTGGCGAAGGAAACCGGCAAGAGCGTCCCGCAGATCGCCCTCAACTGGCTGCTGCAGCGCCCGACCGTGTCGACCGTCGTCGTCGGCGCGCGCAACGAGGAGCAGCTGAAGCAGAACCTCGGCGCTGTCGGCTGGAACCTCACCAAGGAGCAGATCGCCAAGCTCGATGCGGCGAGCGAGCGGCCGCTGGTCTATCCCTATTGGCACCAGCGCGTCGCCTTCACCGAGCGCAACCCGCCGCCGGTCTGA